CCACGTATGAGAGGCTGGCGTTGGGCGCGGCTCCGTCTCCAGCGACCTGCCACACACAAGCGATGGGCAGGGTGGAGCGTTCCATGCCCTTGGACACAGCTTGAAGCACGAAGACGCCCGAGACGCTCGATAGAGCCAGGTTGACGAACATGAGAAACTGCCGTAGCCATCGGATCACCCAGTCGCGACGGTAATCGCGAACTAGCGCAAGCAGCGTGGCGTTGTGAGTTGCCATGGAGAGCAAGGACAGCATCCATATCAAGAAGAAGTGGTAAGGCACTAGCGAATTCATCTTGGCCAGCCCGACACCTAGCAGCGGCGTCAGCCTCGCAACGCGGCATAATAACTGCTACAGGTTACTTGGCGCGTTCCGCGCCGCAGGCGGGCCGAGCGCCACGGGGCGACTTACTCTGGATGCCAATGCCCTGCAGTATCTGGGAGTCGCTGTATCCACTTAGGAGTTTTCGCCGGATCGTCGACGGCTTGCCTCGCATCTCGCCGACAACGACTGTGGCCGACAAGATAATGGCTAGGCCCGCGGTGGCCATGAATGATAGGAGGATCTAGAACGATACTCAGCAACTCTGCATGCAATCTGACGATTTCGCCCGTGAGGCGCGCGACGTACCCCTGTGCCTGCGACACCCGCGTCACTCGGGGTTGATTCGGGAGCATCCGTGCACCGAAGCGGATCCTCAAAAGCCATTGCGAAATTCTGACGAGCCCAGCAGGATGGAAAGAAATGAGaaaggtggcggcgggctcgcgaCAAAGGCGGCATTTCAACGAAAATATACCACGACCAACCCGGCACGCGTCCACTTTGCCAGGGAGGCCCAGCCAGTGTGTTGATGCGATGACGCTATACCTCCAGGGGTACCATTCCTGCACTTGAGGCGAAACGTCAATTTGTCTGGGTCAGGGACGTGGCGACCAGAACTACTGGCTGCCAGCGGCGTTGGCCCTCGGCACCAAAGTAGCCTAGGCGGCTAACAGCCCGATCAAGGTGCCGGTGTTTGTCGTCAGCTTCTGGCGCATGACACCGCCCGTCACTCGTACATGCCTTCTTAGCCTGAAGGGCGCAACACAGTGCCAGGGAAGAAGGGCTTCTTCACGCCGATCGAGTTGCGAACTCCCAGCAAAGATgagacggggcggcggcctgttAATATTGGCGTGGGATTACTGCACGTTTTTATTGCAAACGGCGACGAGATGGCTCTTAGGCAATACGCGTTGCGAAGGCTCTAATAGGCGGGTGCCTTGCGGGTGTACTGAGCAGTCCACGAAGCACCTGCGCCCGCACTACGTACAAGGACAGGTCGCCACGCGGAGCGCGGAGCGGACGAGAGGCGGTGACCCTGTCGACCGTGGTAGGGCGCCGATGAAGCCGCGCTTCCCCATGTCGAGAAACAGGGCTCTGATGAGGGCGGGCCGAGCGCTGAGGTATGTCGCAAATATGtgaggtgtgtgtgtgtgtgtgtacgaGGAGGGTCTGCGACAAGGGA
This region of Purpureocillium takamizusanense chromosome 9, complete sequence genomic DNA includes:
- a CDS encoding uncharacterized protein (TransMembrane:7 (o20-48i69-87o93-114i126-149o179-201i213-232o252-271i)~EggNog:ENOG503NZQA), coding for MAFEDPLRCTDAPESTPSDAGVAGTGILLSFMATAGLAIILSATVVVGEMRGKPSTIRRKLLSGYSDSQILQGIGIQSVGLAKMNSLVPYHFFLIWMLSLLSMATHNATLLALVRDYRRDWVIRWLRQFLMFVNLALSSVSGVFVLQAVSKGMERSTLPIACVWQVAGDGAAPNASLSYVGTIVVIAGNCFIFVLATWYLHSREPRFVKSVQLAGLSLMAAIAVGAAIRIGLLSQAFGRPSVRLSDQGEKVWSFGQLLSMLLLIYPLVNVVEIYRGEMSVAGAPDDMKRPCVYDGALQSHPPLHNSFQPNPFFGSQTNLFGKGDGRSHER